DNA from Glycine max cultivar Williams 82 chromosome 12 unlocalized genomic scaffold, Glycine_max_v4.0 Gm12_scaffold_314, whole genome shotgun sequence:
TAACTTTAATTGTCAAGCCATAGCCCACAAATATGTTTCacaaaatgaattcaatgtccAACAGAGAAAGacaaagggaaagaaaaaagatttgGATTTCACCCGACAAGCATTATACACATAAGTTCGAATTTAGTTGACcctaattctaaaaaaaataaataacacattataattttagaataaaaataaatagagtattTTACCGGaagaaaaacatattatatCCATTTCTTGCACAGTTTAAGGACTAACAAAGTATCCCATTTTATTATGACAaagaattttccttttttattgggATAGACAGAATGTAagattgtttttataaaaaaaatttaaaaaaatgtaagattGTTGGATGCTGGTTTGTCCTTAATCCAGATCAAGATCAAAGCTACTTAAGAAGCTCCTGCATGTTCCTTGTTCAAGGCTCACTCCTACTACAATCTATCTATTTTCACCTCACTAGTTATTTCTGTGTTGCCCCTTTTACTCTTCACTTCCCTATTCTCCTCAAACAACCTTTTCCTTCATTTCACTTTCCAAACCACCCTACATTTCAATAGCCGTTAACGacttttcatttactttcccatcaaaattttcaaaacccaACAAAGCCATGCAACAACATCCAACGCTGTCTTGTTCCAACCACTACTACTATACCATTACAATAACCTGAAACCTCTTCACAACTTGGTCCAATATCCAAATGGGTTGTTGCTTCAGCACCCCTAACTCTAAGCCACCTCAAAATGGCGACAAACACCAACAACCCCACCTCGGATCCCATGAACAAAACTGCAGAATCAGAATCTCACAACCCCTTGAAGAGGAATCTGTGAAAGAGGTTCTCTCGGAGACTCCCATCTCAAAACCTCAACAAGTTCCAATTTTGATGCCACAAACGAAGACCCAATTGCCCGAAATTCAACATCCAAAGGTGCCCATAAAAAAAGCGTTGGAATTAGAGGAAGGGTCCCTCGTGTCGGAAACATGCAGCAACGGCGAGAGCCTCTccaccaccgccaccaccaCGACGGAAAACCGAGAAGACGAAGCCACGAGCAAGAGAAGCAACGGAACTCGCAACCGGAAGCGTTCTTACGCCGTCGACGGCAATAGAATCGGTGGCAGAGACCGGAGGCCCAAATCTCCGGGGAGAAAGCCGGAAATTCCGGCGCGGTCACGGTCAGTTCGCCGGAGAGAGACCGACCATGCCCGCCGTCATTCCGGCGAGGGGACTACCCATCGGTCGAGGTCGCCGTCGCGTGGCGGCCGGAGTAAGCTTCGGTTGCCTGGAGGGGTCAGTCGGCGAGTTCCTCCGGCTAAGGGTGTTGTGGAGGAAAAGGACACCGTTTCAGTGAAGGAGTCACTAGAGAATCCACACGTGTCGTTGGAGTGCTTTATTTTTCTGTAGGTTTGGGAAGCacgtttctttctttgtttcagGGTTCTTTTTCTGGCTTTGGTTTTCTAGAAGCGATTTTGAGTCACATAGCATGTTTTCCGTTTCAAGTGCTTGCTTGTTACAACGTTTTAGAGttcatttgttttcttgtggGACTTGTAGCTCGCAAAATTGCTTCTGTAAATACGTACATCTCCAAAgatgtttctct
Protein-coding regions in this window:
- the LOC102667951 gene encoding uncharacterized protein, with the translated sequence MGCCFSTPNSKPPQNGDKHQQPHLGSHEQNCRIRISQPLEEESVKEVLSETPISKPQQVPILMPQTKTQLPEIQHPKVPIKKALELEEGSLVSETCSNGESLSTTATTTTENREDEATSKRSNGTRNRKRSYAVDGNRIGGRDRRPKSPGRKPEIPARSRSVRRRETDHARRHSGEGTTHRSRSPSRGGRSKLRLPGGVSRRVPPAKGVVEEKDTVSVKESLENPHVSLECFIFL